From the genome of Streptacidiphilus rugosus AM-16, one region includes:
- a CDS encoding ABC transporter ATP-binding protein — protein MIEVNELTKRYGDRTAVNGLTFEVRPGQVTGFLGPNGAGKTTTLRLVLGLDTPTGGSATVGGVRFADHPRGLRHVGALLDATHVHGGRTAEAHLWALARSNGIAPRRVGQVLEEVGLTEVARRRVGGYSLGMKQRLGIATALLGDPPVLMFDEPINGMDPEGVLWVRRLFRRLADEGRTVFLSSHLMTEMENTADQLVVIGRGELIAAEPVRAFAARSKRLTVLVRTPQAAELTDLLTAAGAGVRPEGSARAEALTVTGLPAERIGALAFDHRIMLHELATRTATLEEAFMELTADRVEYLAGRTR, from the coding sequence GTGATCGAAGTCAACGAACTCACCAAGCGGTACGGAGACAGGACGGCCGTCAACGGGCTGACCTTCGAGGTCAGGCCCGGACAGGTCACCGGGTTCCTCGGCCCCAACGGCGCCGGGAAGACCACCACGCTGCGACTGGTCCTCGGCCTGGACACGCCGACCGGCGGTTCGGCCACCGTCGGCGGCGTCCGTTTCGCCGACCACCCGCGCGGCCTGCGCCACGTCGGGGCGCTGCTGGACGCCACCCACGTGCACGGCGGCCGCACCGCCGAGGCCCATCTGTGGGCGCTGGCCCGCAGCAACGGCATCGCGCCGCGGCGGGTCGGACAGGTGCTGGAGGAGGTCGGCCTGACCGAGGTCGCCCGGCGCCGGGTCGGCGGCTACTCGCTCGGCATGAAACAACGTCTGGGCATAGCGACCGCGCTGCTGGGCGATCCGCCGGTGCTGATGTTCGACGAGCCGATCAACGGGATGGACCCGGAGGGCGTGCTCTGGGTGCGCAGGCTGTTCCGCCGCCTCGCGGACGAGGGCCGCACGGTGTTCCTCTCCAGCCACCTGATGACGGAGATGGAGAACACCGCCGACCAGCTGGTCGTGATCGGCCGCGGCGAGCTCATCGCCGCCGAGCCGGTGCGCGCCTTCGCGGCCCGCAGCAAGCGGCTGACCGTGCTGGTGCGGACCCCGCAGGCGGCCGAGCTGACCGACCTGCTGACCGCCGCGGGCGCCGGGGTCCGGCCGGAGGGCTCGGCCCGCGCGGAGGCGCTGACCGTCACCGGCCTGCCGGCCGAGCGGATCGGCGCGCTGGCCTTCGACCACCGCATCATGCTCCACGAACTCGCCACCCGCACCGCCACCCTGGAGGAGGCCTTCATGGAACTGACCGCCGACCGTGTCGAGTACCTGGCAGGGCGGACCCGATGA
- a CDS encoding class I SAM-dependent methyltransferase: MDLYRQFALPQGLGGRAIGALMAVMNAAQIRETVRAVAPQAGEHVLEIGFGPGVGLVALANAAPGVRVAGADPSAEMVAAAGRRTRRLGDRVGLHEGTAAALPWEDATFDAVCATNSVQLWQPRGASLAEVLRVLKPGGRLVLSVLERAVLPDGGSAGPHFDDELRPDLAQAGFGDARLEWRESKLGRALLVTATRPA, from the coding sequence ATGGATCTTTACCGGCAGTTCGCACTGCCCCAGGGACTCGGCGGCCGGGCGATCGGCGCGCTGATGGCCGTGATGAACGCCGCGCAGATCAGGGAGACGGTCCGTGCGGTCGCGCCGCAGGCCGGGGAGCACGTCCTGGAGATCGGCTTCGGCCCCGGCGTCGGCCTGGTCGCCCTCGCGAACGCGGCGCCGGGGGTGCGGGTGGCCGGCGCGGACCCCTCCGCCGAGATGGTCGCGGCCGCCGGGCGCCGCACCCGGCGCCTCGGCGACCGGGTCGGGCTGCACGAGGGCACGGCGGCGGCGCTCCCCTGGGAGGACGCGACCTTCGACGCGGTCTGCGCCACCAACAGCGTGCAGCTGTGGCAGCCGCGCGGCGCCTCCCTGGCCGAGGTGCTGCGCGTGCTGAAGCCCGGCGGGCGCCTGGTGCTGAGCGTGCTCGAACGTGCCGTCCTCCCCGACGGCGGCAGCGCCGGGCCCCACTTCGACGACGAGCTCCGCCCCGATCTGGCCCAGGCGGGCTTCGGCGACGCACGGCTGGAGTGGCGGGAGTCGAAGCTCGGCCGGGCGCTGCTGGTCACGGCGACCCGTCCGGCCTGA
- a CDS encoding dehydroquinate synthase/iron-containing alcohol dehydrogenase family protein, producing the protein MSDVTVPARTAGEAGSGDPVEPAVLDRAVQVGAFRYPVLVRVGTAASGALTEHVRGLAADRRCALVAGPGVSARQLGEVTAALEPLAPGGPAGGVLVAVGGRATLRRALATAGTAPVVLVPTTLGAMCGASVLVRGDAATGRPRAPALVWCRPDLLDGPQHGGLFPVLRDVLAICPYFYDSVAARLRPDGRYDPATLAAFVALCVEAQSGVLGYDPLGRGPGAVLRYGAGRAAGLLLAARVARRLGLLGEADADAHRRLVAAAGLSTAEQVWPDRAGTLVLLEALGRPHVCAGSLLTPVGPFGSGPGTGTGPAHDTAPVPLGHQDADRGRHETAAAAR; encoded by the coding sequence ATGTCCGATGTCACCGTACCGGCTCGAACGGCCGGAGAGGCCGGATCCGGCGACCCGGTCGAGCCCGCCGTGCTCGACCGGGCGGTGCAGGTCGGGGCGTTCCGCTATCCGGTGCTCGTCCGCGTCGGGACGGCGGCGTCCGGCGCGCTGACGGAGCACGTCAGGGGCCTGGCCGCGGACAGGCGGTGCGCGCTGGTCGCGGGGCCGGGGGTGTCGGCGCGTCAGCTGGGCGAGGTGACGGCGGCTTTGGAGCCGCTCGCGCCCGGCGGACCGGCGGGCGGGGTGCTCGTCGCCGTCGGCGGCCGGGCGACCCTGCGACGGGCCCTGGCCACCGCCGGAACGGCTCCGGTGGTCCTGGTGCCGACGACGCTCGGGGCCATGTGCGGCGCGTCGGTCCTGGTGCGGGGTGACGCGGCGACCGGACGACCGCGCGCGCCCGCGCTGGTCTGGTGTCGGCCCGACCTGCTGGACGGTCCGCAGCACGGCGGGCTGTTCCCGGTGCTGCGCGACGTCCTGGCGATCTGCCCGTACTTCTACGACTCGGTGGCCGCCCGGCTGCGCCCCGACGGGCGCTACGACCCCGCCACCCTCGCCGCCTTCGTGGCGCTCTGCGTCGAGGCGCAGAGCGGGGTGCTCGGGTACGACCCGCTGGGGCGGGGACCCGGCGCGGTGCTGCGTTACGGCGCAGGCCGGGCTGCGGGCCTGCTGCTCGCCGCCCGGGTGGCGCGGCGCCTGGGACTGCTCGGCGAGGCGGACGCGGACGCCCACAGGCGTCTGGTCGCCGCGGCCGGGCTGTCCACCGCCGAGCAGGTGTGGCCGGACCGGGCCGGGACCTTGGTGCTGCTGGAGGCGCTGGGCCGGCCGCACGTCTGCGCCGGGTCCCTGCTGACCCCGGTCGGCCCGTTCGGGTCCGGCCCCGGGACCGGAACGGGACCGGCCCACGACACCGCTCCCGTGCCCCTGGGACACCAGGACGCCGACCGTGGGAGGCACGAGACCGCAGCAGCGGCCCGCTGA
- a CDS encoding response regulator, which translates to MTAEQIRVVLADDQPLVRSGLRVLINDNPDLRVVGEAGSGDEAIRLVDELKPDVVVMDIRMPGMDGIEAARRITGGPETARILMLTTFDDDHYVYGALRAGASGFLVKDMALEEILSAIRVVAAGEALIAPSVTRRLIAEFANRPDLPAAAPRRKLTGVTDREIEVLTLVGRGLSNSEIAEELFISVATAKSHVARILSKLDARDRVQLVILAYEAGLVSAPQ; encoded by the coding sequence ATGACCGCCGAGCAGATCCGCGTCGTCCTCGCCGACGACCAGCCGCTGGTCCGCTCAGGACTGCGGGTCCTGATCAACGACAACCCCGATCTGCGGGTCGTGGGCGAGGCCGGATCCGGCGACGAGGCGATCCGCCTGGTGGACGAACTGAAGCCGGACGTCGTGGTGATGGACATCCGGATGCCCGGCATGGACGGCATCGAGGCCGCCCGCAGGATCACCGGCGGCCCCGAGACGGCCAGGATCCTGATGCTGACCACCTTCGACGACGACCACTACGTCTACGGCGCGCTGCGCGCCGGGGCCAGCGGCTTCCTGGTCAAGGACATGGCCCTGGAGGAGATCCTCTCCGCGATCCGCGTCGTCGCCGCGGGCGAGGCGCTGATCGCGCCGAGCGTGACCCGGCGTCTGATCGCCGAGTTCGCCAACCGGCCCGACCTGCCCGCCGCCGCGCCGCGCCGCAAGCTGACCGGGGTGACCGACCGGGAGATCGAGGTGCTGACCCTGGTGGGCCGCGGGCTGAGCAACAGCGAGATCGCCGAGGAGCTGTTCATCTCGGTGGCCACGGCCAAGTCCCATGTCGCGCGGATCCTGTCCAAGCTGGACGCGCGGGACCGGGTGCAGCTGGTCATCCTCGCCTACGAGGCGGGCCTGGTCTCCGCCCCGCAGTAG
- the ku gene encoding non-homologous end joining protein Ku, whose translation MPPRSVWTGSITFGLVAVPVKLYPATDAHSGPVLHQVHREDGSRIRMKRYCEAENREVEYGEIAKGWESGDGRVVVLTDEDLATLPVPSKKIIDVVAFLPADRIDPLRWDSPYYVGLGDKAPAKPYALLREALRESGQVAVTKITMRSRESLAVLRVQDDLLVLQTMRWPDEIRSSEGLAPDEAPELRPQELAMARSLMETLTEGFDLDEERDNYAVALEALIQAKAEGAAPAPVPVAEGGAEVIDLMAALKSSVAAAKAQRGEAAHEEAEAEPRVAKPRKAAPAKKTAAKKTAKKTAAPAKKAAPRRAS comes from the coding sequence ATGCCTCCTCGCAGCGTCTGGACGGGCAGCATCACGTTCGGTCTGGTCGCCGTGCCGGTCAAGCTGTACCCGGCCACCGACGCCCACTCCGGTCCCGTCCTCCACCAGGTCCACCGGGAGGACGGTTCACGCATTCGGATGAAGCGGTACTGCGAGGCGGAGAACCGCGAGGTCGAGTACGGCGAGATCGCCAAGGGCTGGGAGTCGGGCGACGGCCGGGTCGTGGTCCTCACCGACGAGGACCTGGCCACGCTGCCGGTGCCGAGCAAGAAGATCATCGACGTGGTGGCCTTCCTCCCCGCCGACCGGATCGACCCGCTGCGCTGGGACAGCCCCTACTACGTCGGCCTGGGCGACAAGGCCCCCGCCAAGCCCTACGCGCTGCTGCGCGAGGCGCTGCGGGAGTCGGGTCAGGTCGCCGTCACCAAGATCACCATGCGCTCGCGCGAGTCGCTCGCGGTGCTGCGCGTCCAGGACGACCTGCTGGTGCTCCAGACGATGCGCTGGCCGGACGAGATCCGCTCCTCGGAGGGGCTGGCTCCGGACGAGGCGCCCGAACTGCGTCCGCAGGAGCTGGCGATGGCCCGCTCGCTGATGGAGACCCTCACCGAGGGCTTCGACCTGGACGAGGAGCGGGACAACTACGCCGTCGCGCTCGAGGCGCTGATCCAGGCCAAGGCGGAGGGCGCCGCCCCGGCCCCGGTGCCGGTCGCCGAGGGCGGCGCGGAGGTGATCGACCTGATGGCGGCGCTGAAGTCGAGCGTCGCGGCCGCGAAGGCGCAGCGCGGGGAGGCCGCCCACGAGGAGGCGGAGGCCGAGCCGCGCGTCGCGAAGCCGCGCAAGGCGGCCCCCGCGAAGAAGACCGCCGCCAAGAAGACGGCCAAGAAGACCGCCGCGCCCGCGAAGAAGGCCGCGCCCCGGCGCGCGTCCTGA
- a CDS encoding sensor histidine kinase encodes MNATPRPPLLSRVPSRVWTALWWSVLTVLVIIFSVQTIPSPMGFQDGVERSGPLGVTAVVVLGSALLPRFPLTALALLLANALRIAYVLPYHAQLTLSETIPAILALCWISATRGRQVTTPAAVMCLATMAGYSIGRILAGQDPTRGQEQVPVALVFLLAWMIGNSVRTRRSFTAATRAQATEQAITEERLRIARELHDMVAHSIGIIAIQAGVGSRVIDSQPAEARAALQAIEATSRETLSGLRRTLVALRQADPTPGSQLAPLAPAPGLSDVERLAGTTAQAGIRVELSWRGERRPLPGDIDLSAYRIVQEAVTNVVRHAGTGSCRVSIDYGAEELFLEVVDDGRGIAPAHGTQGGNGPHPAQAGAGFGITGMRERVSLLHGEFSAGPRPEGGFRVAARLPLPPAVAVGSPDNGRETAAAAEEAVAR; translated from the coding sequence ATGAACGCCACACCGCGCCCTCCGCTGCTCAGCCGGGTCCCCTCGCGCGTGTGGACGGCCTTGTGGTGGTCGGTGCTGACCGTGTTGGTGATCATCTTCTCGGTGCAGACGATCCCGTCGCCGATGGGCTTCCAGGACGGCGTCGAACGGTCCGGTCCGCTCGGGGTGACGGCGGTCGTCGTGCTCGGCTCGGCGCTGCTGCCGCGCTTCCCCCTCACGGCGCTGGCGCTGCTGCTGGCGAACGCCCTGCGCATCGCCTATGTGCTGCCCTACCACGCCCAACTGACGCTGTCCGAGACGATCCCTGCCATCCTGGCGCTGTGCTGGATCTCGGCGACCCGGGGCCGCCAGGTCACCACGCCCGCCGCGGTCATGTGCCTGGCCACGATGGCCGGTTACAGCATCGGGCGGATCCTCGCCGGCCAGGACCCCACCCGGGGCCAGGAGCAGGTGCCGGTCGCGCTGGTCTTCCTGCTGGCCTGGATGATCGGCAACTCGGTCCGCACCCGGCGCAGCTTCACCGCGGCGACGCGCGCGCAGGCGACCGAGCAGGCGATCACCGAGGAGCGGCTGCGGATCGCCCGCGAGCTGCACGACATGGTCGCGCACAGCATCGGCATCATCGCCATCCAGGCCGGGGTGGGCAGCCGGGTCATCGACTCGCAGCCGGCCGAGGCGCGGGCCGCGCTGCAGGCGATCGAGGCGACCAGCAGGGAGACCCTGTCGGGGCTGCGCCGCACCCTGGTGGCACTGCGCCAGGCCGACCCCACGCCGGGCTCCCAGCTCGCGCCGCTGGCCCCCGCCCCCGGTCTGTCCGACGTCGAGCGCCTGGCCGGGACGACGGCGCAGGCGGGCATCAGGGTCGAGCTCAGCTGGCGCGGCGAGCGCCGCCCGCTGCCCGGCGACATAGACCTGTCGGCCTACCGCATCGTGCAGGAGGCCGTCACCAACGTGGTGCGCCACGCGGGGACCGGGAGCTGCCGGGTCTCCATCGACTACGGAGCGGAGGAGCTTTTCTTGGAGGTCGTCGACGACGGACGCGGCATCGCGCCCGCGCACGGGACGCAGGGCGGGAACGGCCCGCACCCGGCGCAGGCGGGGGCCGGGTTCGGCATCACCGGCATGCGCGAGCGGGTCAGTCTGCTGCACGGCGAGTTCAGCGCCGGTCCCCGCCCCGAGGGCGGGTTCCGCGTCGCGGCCCGCCTCCCGCTGCCGCCCGCCGTGGCGGTCGGCTCCCCCGACAACGGCCGGGAGACCGCCGCGGCCGCGGAGGAGGCGGTGGCGCGATGA
- the ligD gene encoding non-homologous end-joining DNA ligase, producing MPGKVPVQVDGRALTLTHLDKVLWPAWSKAEMIDYYARVADAMVPHLRDRPASFLRGPEGMSGPLFVAKNPPPRTPGWMRIEEIAAKEGPRPHLVLDDTPSLIAAANLYCLEIHVPQWTVTGGRDGHDRLVVDLDPGEGTGLVECCAVALLVREALAADGLPCWAVTSGSKGLHLYAPLRPTPEAAVVAYAKALAERLAAAHPQVLVARMTRSLRAGRVFLDWSQNSTSKTTSAPYTLRATRTDVPGVSAPLTWAEVESCGSPADLALTPPEVAARVAADGDHAAGLCDPAEARELPGR from the coding sequence ATGCCCGGAAAAGTACCCGTGCAGGTCGACGGGCGCGCGCTCACTCTGACCCATCTGGACAAGGTGCTCTGGCCCGCGTGGTCCAAGGCCGAGATGATCGACTACTACGCCCGCGTGGCCGACGCGATGGTGCCGCACCTGCGCGACCGACCCGCCTCCTTCCTGCGCGGCCCCGAGGGGATGAGCGGCCCGCTCTTCGTGGCCAAGAACCCGCCGCCGCGCACGCCAGGCTGGATGCGGATCGAGGAGATCGCGGCGAAGGAGGGCCCGCGCCCGCACCTGGTCCTCGACGACACCCCGAGCCTGATCGCGGCCGCGAACCTCTACTGCCTGGAGATCCACGTCCCGCAGTGGACCGTCACCGGCGGCCGCGACGGGCACGACCGCTTGGTCGTCGACCTCGACCCCGGCGAGGGCACCGGTCTGGTCGAGTGCTGCGCGGTCGCGCTGCTGGTCCGCGAGGCGCTGGCCGCCGACGGCCTGCCCTGCTGGGCGGTCACCTCCGGCAGCAAGGGCCTGCACCTGTACGCCCCGCTGCGGCCCACTCCCGAGGCGGCTGTCGTCGCCTACGCCAAGGCGCTCGCGGAGCGGCTGGCGGCCGCGCATCCGCAGGTGCTCGTGGCCCGGATGACCAGGTCGCTGCGCGCGGGCCGGGTCTTTCTCGACTGGTCGCAGAACTCCACCTCCAAGACCACCTCCGCCCCCTACACCCTGCGCGCCACCCGGACCGACGTGCCCGGCGTCTCCGCGCCGCTGACCTGGGCGGAGGTCGAGTCCTGCGGCTCCCCCGCCGACCTCGCGCTGACCCCGCCCGAGGTCGCCGCGCGCGTCGCGGCCGACGGCGACCACGCGGCCGGGCTGTGCGACCCGGCCGAGGCCAGGGAGCTGCCGGGGCGCTGA
- the ligD gene encoding non-homologous end-joining DNA ligase produces the protein MSRTRTPTALPLYSPMLATTAPLPRDESHWAAEVKWDGMRVLVYVPGDGSVRIRSRTGGDASERYPELVALGDLLGSHEVVLDGEVVALGLDGTPSFGALQERMSLRRPAQIQVARHATPVTLMVFDLLHRDGRDLTRLPYTARRTLLQELDLDRDRGPVRTPPSWTGDLRSAVEWTEAYGIEGIVAKRLDSLYEPGHRTRAWIKHKHRQTLDVRIGGWLADERGALRSVLAGVPESLGLRYLGAVGSGIGVNEGRDLAELLRSLETARSPFLGTPADLGRPDSTVHWATPALAAEVEYQELTAGGMLRQPVWKGLREITPPDRPTF, from the coding sequence ATGTCCCGGACCCGCACGCCGACCGCGCTCCCCCTCTACTCGCCGATGCTGGCGACCACCGCCCCACTGCCGCGCGACGAGTCGCACTGGGCGGCCGAGGTGAAGTGGGACGGCATGCGCGTCCTGGTCTACGTGCCCGGCGACGGCAGCGTCCGGATCCGCTCGCGGACCGGCGGCGACGCGAGCGAGCGCTACCCGGAGCTCGTCGCGCTCGGCGACCTCCTCGGCAGCCACGAGGTGGTGCTGGACGGTGAGGTGGTCGCCCTGGGTCTGGACGGCACACCCAGCTTCGGCGCGCTCCAGGAGCGGATGAGCCTGCGCCGCCCCGCGCAGATCCAGGTGGCCAGGCATGCGACGCCGGTGACGCTGATGGTCTTCGACCTGCTCCACCGAGACGGGCGCGACCTCACCCGGCTGCCCTACACCGCGCGCCGCACGTTGCTGCAGGAGCTCGACCTGGACCGCGACCGGGGGCCCGTGCGCACGCCGCCGTCCTGGACCGGGGACCTGCGCTCGGCGGTGGAGTGGACCGAGGCCTACGGCATCGAGGGCATCGTCGCCAAGCGCCTGGACTCCCTCTACGAACCGGGCCACCGCACGCGCGCCTGGATCAAGCACAAGCACCGGCAGACCCTCGACGTGCGGATCGGCGGCTGGCTCGCGGACGAACGCGGCGCGCTGCGCAGCGTGCTGGCCGGGGTCCCCGAGTCGCTCGGCCTGCGCTATCTGGGGGCGGTCGGCTCGGGCATCGGCGTCAACGAGGGCCGCGACCTGGCCGAGCTGCTGCGCAGCCTGGAAACCGCACGCTCACCCTTCCTCGGCACCCCGGCCGACCTCGGCCGGCCCGACTCCACCGTGCACTGGGCGACGCCGGCGCTGGCCGCCGAGGTCGAGTACCAGGAACTCACCGCCGGCGGGATGCTGCGCCAGCCGGTCTGGAAGGGCCTGCGCGAGATCACCCCGCCGGACCGGCCCACGTTCTGA